The genomic region GGACAAAGACCTGCGCCAGCGCCGCAAAGACCGCCCCGCCCAAAACCAGCATCGCCCCCAGCGCCTCGGCCGTGCTGGCCTGATCGGGGCTGACGCTAAGACGTGGGGCAAGGACGATCAGCACGCCGATCATGCCAAGGACGACGGCCGAGATGCGGAAGAGCCGGACCTCCTCGCCCAGAAACATCGCCGCGAAGATCACGGTCAGCAGCGGCGCGGCATAGCCGATGGCCGTAACCTCGGGCAAAGGCAGATAGCCCAGCCCGGCAAAGCCAAGACCCATGGCCAGCGTGCCGACAACACCGCGCCAGACATGGCCCAGCGGGGCGTTTGCCTTCAGGCCGGTGGCAAGCTCTTGCCGCCAGATCAGCCATGCCACGATCACCGGCATGGCAAAGAGTGACCGGAAGAACACCGCCTGCCCCGCCGGGACATGCTGCGCCGTGGCCTTGATCAGCGAGGCCATGACAATGAAGATCAGGACCGAGGCGAGTTTGAGGGCAATGCCGCGCAGGGGGCGCATGGGAAGATCCGGACAGGGTTACGACGTCTAGACGCCGGACAGGCTTTCAGGTTCCCTGATCGGAAAGGAGAATGCCATGCCGAAAGCACCGTTGAATGACAGAATTGATCAAGGGCGCGGTGTCGCGCCCGCCGACCTGGTGCTGAAGGGTGGGCGGGTCTTTGACCTGATCACAGGGGATCTGGTCGAAACCGACGTGGCCATCTGCGGTGATACGATTGTCGGGGTATTCGGCAGCTATACCGGCCGACGCGAGATCGATGTGTCAGGCCGCGTGCTGGTGCCCGGGTTCATCGACACGCACTTGCATGTGGAAAGCAGTCTGGTCACCCCGCATGAGTTCGACCGCTGCGTGACGCCTCGGGGCGTGACGACGGCGATCTGCGACCCGCATGAGATTGCCAATGTCTGCGGGGTGCCGGGGATCCGCTACTTTCTGGATGCCGCTGCCCAGCTGGTGATGGACCTGCGGGTGAACCTGTCGTCTTGCGTGCCCTCGACCCACATGGAAACGACCGGCGCGCGACTGGAGGCTGCGGACCTTGTGCCGCTGATGGATCATCCGGGCGTGATCGGGCTGGCCGAGTTCATGAACTATCCCGGTGTGCTGATGAAGGACCCCGGCTGTCTGGCGAAGCTGGAGGCGTTTCAGGGCCGCCATATCGACGGGCACGCGCCGTTGCTGCGGGGCAATGACCTGAACGGCTATATCAGTGCAGGGATCCGGACCGAGCACGAGGCGACTTCGTATGAGGAGGGGCTGGAAAAGCTCCGCAAGGGGATGCGCGTCCTGATCCGTGAGGGGTCGGTGTCGAAGGACCTGCACGCGCTTGCCGGGCTGCTGACGGAACGGTTCTCGCCTTACCTGGCGTTCTGCACGGATGACCGGAACCCGCTGGATATCGGGGAGCATGGCCATCTGGATTACATGATCCGCACGGCCATCGCCTTGGGGGCCCCGCCCTTGGCAGTCTACCGGGCGGCGTCTTTGAGTGCGGCAGAGGCGTTCGGGCTGAAGGACCGGGGGCTGATCGCGCCCGGCAAGCGGGCGGATATCGTGGTGATTGATCGGCTGGAGGGGTGCAACGCCTCGCTCGTACTGGCGCGGGGGGTGGTTGTGTCGGACGCGGCCTTTGCTGCGCGAGGGGTGACGGAGCCTGTGGCGCGGCAGTCGGTGAAGGCTCCGATCGTGACGGCGGGGTCGTTCCGGACGGGGGGCAACCGGGTGGAGACGCCGGTGATCGGCATCCTGCCGGGGAAGATCATCACGGAGCACCTGACGTTTGAAATCGCCCCGGTGGATGGGGACAAGCGGCCCGACGTGGCCCGCGACCTCGTGAAGATCGCGGTGGTGGAGCGGCACGGGGTGAACGGGAACATCGCGACGGGGTTCGTGAAGGGGTTCGGGCTGGCGCGCGGGGCGATTGCGTCGACCGTCTGCCACGACCACCACAACATCGCGGTGGTGGGGGTGGATGCGGGGGACATGGCGGTGGCGGTGGCCCGGCTGTCGGAGATCGAGGGTGGGTTCGTTGTCGTCGAGGGGGGGCGGGTGCTGGCGGAGCTGGCGCTGCCGGTGGCGGGGTTGATGAGCCTGCTGTCGTTTGAGGAGGTGCGGGAGAAGCTGGTCCTTTTGCGGTCCGCCGCGAAGGGGCTGGGGGTCGTGTTGGAGGAGCCGTTCCTGCAGCTGGCTTTCCTGTGCCTGCCGGTGATCCCGCATCTGAAGATCACCGATATGGGGATGGTGGATGTGGACCGGTTCGAGGTGATGCCCTGAGGGTGTCCCGGGCAGGGACATGGGTTCACTTGTGAGATTTCAAGGGGTTATGAGGGCCGGGTAAGGTTTGGTTAACTTTTGAGGGCGCCCCCCCACCCCAGCCCTCCCCCACGGAGGGGGGAGGGAGGCGCTGGTGGCTGGTATTCGGCCTGGGGGCCGCAAGGGGTTCGCCTTGGGCTGGCGGCCGGAGGGTTTCACACCCTCCGGACCTCCCGTGGGATATTTGGGGAGGGAAAGGGAAGGGTGCACTGAAAGTGGTTCGAGTGATCGCTAGATACGAATGGCCTTTGCGACCTTTCCATCTACGCTAACCCTGAATAGCTGCCCGTCGGCTTCGATCTCGAAAATGTGCCGCACGTAGCCCAGGTTTACGGTTGGCGCACTGTCCAGAATTTTGGAGCTGCGCTCATACTTTGTCAGGTCGTCTGGATCGCCGATATGTACAGGCCGATAACTGAGCAGGCGGATTGATTTGGGCAATCCACCCATTTCGGAAAAAACTACTTCGACTGCAACGACAGAAGCGCCATGACGAGCAAGCAGGACCGGCCTGCCAAAAAATGATTTGATCCTCTTGCCGATTTCGATCCAAGCGGCAAGGTTTTCATTGAGCGGCTTGCCGAGAAAGAAGGTGGCAATAACGACGCTCCAAAGCGGAACGGATACAGTAGCTATTGTCGTCAGGAACGCGGGAATATCGGCGCCGGGGCCAACGTTTTCGGCCACGAAAGGGACGCCAAATTCGTTTTCTAGGCCCTCTCGGTAGCGTGCGCTATGTTCTTCCCAAGTGTCTTCGTCTCCATCGTAAGTCTCATCAAGAATGAAGATCGAGATCTCCCCGCTTGCTTCGTTTGAACGCAAATAGAAGCCTTTCCTGAAAACGCTAGTGCTCGTTGATAGATTAAACATTACCACAAGTCAGAGCATGTGACGAGTGAACTGCGACAAGTCCCGACCTGGCGCGGTGCGCTGAAGCGCACCCTACGAAGCGCGCCAGAGGGTCGGAAAAGCGACTGTTCAGTGGACAGTCGCCCGACCCGATTGCCTGGAGGCGCAAGCCGGAGGGCAAGGGGGGTGCAGTTTTCCCGAACGGTGGAAAATCGGGGCGCGCCTGGCTGGGCGGGCGCGGTAACGCGCCTGCCAGGGGCAGGCAGGCGCGGCCCGATTTGTCGACGGACAAATCGGGCAAGACACGGATGGGTCAGCCTTTGGCCAAATCCTCAAACAACCGCGCCACGCCTTCCGCGCCCGGGTCGTTGTGGCCCTTGAGCTTGTCGGCGGCGAGGTAGGTTGCCCTTCCGGCTTTGGCGCGGGTCATCTCGGCGGTGGCGTTTGCACCTTCTCTCGCGGCTTTGGCGGCGGCGGACACTCCCTGCGGCAACGCCGCCAGCGCGGGGGCGAGGGCGTCGATCATGGTGCGGTGGCCGGGGGCGGCTCCGCCCACTTGCATCACTCGGTCCAGACCTGCGGTGAGCGCGCCGATCCAGGTTTTGCCAGAGGCGCTCGCGTCGCCGGCGGCGGCGAAGAAGATGGCGAGGAGGACGCCGGAGGAGCCGCCCATGGTTTGGCTCAGCTCCATCCCGATGGCGCGGTAAAGCTGGGTTGGGTCGGCGAGGGGGAGGCGGTCCAGCGCGCTTTGCAGGGCGCGGGCGGCACCGGCGAGGGTGCTGCCGGTGTCGCCGTCGCCGGACTTGGCGTCGAGGAGGTTCAGGTCAGCCTCGGCCGCGATGAGGGCCTTGCAGCACCGGTCGATCAGCGCGCGGCGGGCGGGGTGGGCGGAGGGGACGGGCTGGATGGGGGCGAGGCCATCGGGGAGGGGCTTGACGGCAACGCTGCCAAGGGGGGCGAGGCCGGGCCAGGCATGGGGGGCGACGGGGGCGGCGAGGCTGGTGACCTGCGCGTGGTCAACGGGGAGGAGCGAGACGGAAAAGCCGTGCATGTCGAGTGAGGTCATCATGGCGGCGGGGCCGATGATCCATTTGGTGCGCGCCCCGAGGGGGGAGCGGGCGAGTTCCTCGGTCAGAATTGACATTTCCAACGGCGTGGTGCCGCCGAGGTTGTTGAGAAGGGCAACGTGGTCTCCGCCGCCCATGTGGGGAAGGAGTTTGTCGGCGACCATCTGCATGGCAGAGCGGGCGCCGGTGAAATCCACCTGCTCGATCCCCGCCTCACCATGGATGCCGAGGCCGAGTTCGGCTTTGCCAGCGCTGATGCGGTCTTCCTTGGGGGAGCCGGGGACAGTGCAGGTGTCGAGCGACATGCCGATGGAGATCGCGCCCTTGATGGTGGCGGTCGCGGCGGCGGTGATCGTGTCAAGGTCGGCGCCGGATTCAGCCAT from Tabrizicola piscis harbors:
- a CDS encoding dihydroxyacetone kinase subunit DhaK, yielding MKQFMNSKDQLVTEAIDGLLRTSGGKLARLDGYPHIKVVTRTDWDRSKVALVSGGGSGHEPSHAGFVGQGMLTAAVCGDVFASPSVDAVLAGILAVTGKPGCLLIVKNYTGDRLNFGLAAERARAFGLKVSMVIVDDDIALPDLPQARGVAGTLFVHKIAGAMAESGADLDTITAAATATIKGAISIGMSLDTCTVPGSPKEDRISAGKAELGLGIHGEAGIEQVDFTGARSAMQMVADKLLPHMGGGDHVALLNNLGGTTPLEMSILTEELARSPLGARTKWIIGPAAMMTSLDMHGFSVSLLPVDHAQVTSLAAPVAPHAWPGLAPLGSVAVKPLPDGLAPIQPVPSAHPARRALIDRCCKALIAAEADLNLLDAKSGDGDTGSTLAGAARALQSALDRLPLADPTQLYRAIGMELSQTMGGSSGVLLAIFFAAAGDASASGKTWIGALTAGLDRVMQVGGAAPGHRTMIDALAPALAALPQGVSAAAKAAREGANATAEMTRAKAGRATYLAADKLKGHNDPGAEGVARLFEDLAKG
- the ade gene encoding adenine deaminase, with translation MPKAPLNDRIDQGRGVAPADLVLKGGRVFDLITGDLVETDVAICGDTIVGVFGSYTGRREIDVSGRVLVPGFIDTHLHVESSLVTPHEFDRCVTPRGVTTAICDPHEIANVCGVPGIRYFLDAAAQLVMDLRVNLSSCVPSTHMETTGARLEAADLVPLMDHPGVIGLAEFMNYPGVLMKDPGCLAKLEAFQGRHIDGHAPLLRGNDLNGYISAGIRTEHEATSYEEGLEKLRKGMRVLIREGSVSKDLHALAGLLTERFSPYLAFCTDDRNPLDIGEHGHLDYMIRTAIALGAPPLAVYRAASLSAAEAFGLKDRGLIAPGKRADIVVIDRLEGCNASLVLARGVVVSDAAFAARGVTEPVARQSVKAPIVTAGSFRTGGNRVETPVIGILPGKIITEHLTFEIAPVDGDKRPDVARDLVKIAVVERHGVNGNIATGFVKGFGLARGAIASTVCHDHHNIAVVGVDAGDMAVAVARLSEIEGGFVVVEGGRVLAELALPVAGLMSLLSFEEVREKLVLLRSAAKGLGVVLEEPFLQLAFLCLPVIPHLKITDMGMVDVDRFEVMP
- a CDS encoding DMT family transporter, yielding MRPLRGIALKLASVLIFIVMASLIKATAQHVPAGQAVFFRSLFAMPVIVAWLIWRQELATGLKANAPLGHVWRGVVGTLAMGLGFAGLGYLPLPEVTAIGYAAPLLTVIFAAMFLGEEVRLFRISAVVLGMIGVLIVLAPRLSVSPDQASTAEALGAMLVLGGAVFAALAQVFVRKLVNTEKTAAIVFYFSLTATVLSLVTLPFGWVWPTPGETALLVTAGLLGGLGQILLTSSYREADASLVAPFDYASMLFALGIGYFIFSEIPTWTMLGGAVLIVTAGILIIWRERKLGLERARQRKAMTPQG